The Micromonospora sp. WMMD961 genome has a segment encoding these proteins:
- a CDS encoding IucA/IucC family siderophore biosynthesis protein — translation MLVRKALAEFTHERLLTPQPVSGPDDRQWYEVGSDDGSVTYRFAARVLALEHWQIDADSITRHRAGTSLPPDAVDLVVELRGTLGLSARVLPVYLEEITSTLAGSAYKLAQAAPNAAELAEADFQTIETSMTEGHPCFVANNGRLGFGVDEYHSYAPEVAAPVRLEWLAAHRDHATFSSAADLDYDTLIEGELDALTRARFAATMADLGLDLADYHLIPAHPWQWWNKLAVTFAGELAERRLVHLGPGPDVYLAQQSIRTFFNVSEPGRHYVKTALSVLNMGFMRGLSAAYMAATPAINDWLADLIAGDEVLTGTGLTVIRERAAVGYRHRQYEAATDRTSPYRKMLAALWRESPVPDLAPGRRLSTMAALLHVDSEGGSLAAALIARSGLAPEVWLRRYLDAYLTPLLHSFYAHDLAFMPHGENVILVLDEHDTVERVIFKDIAEEIAVMSTDVELPEAVERIRVEVPDDTKLLTIFTDVVDCFLRHLNAVLVEAGVIGEDDLWRTVAACAADYFDRVPHLAERVRHYDLFAPEFTLSCLNRLQLRDNQQMIDLADPSAALQFVGTLTNPLAAHAPAR, via the coding sequence TTGCTGGTCCGCAAGGCGCTCGCCGAGTTCACCCACGAACGGCTGCTCACCCCGCAGCCCGTGTCGGGCCCCGACGACCGACAGTGGTACGAGGTCGGCAGCGACGACGGTTCGGTCACCTACCGGTTCGCCGCGCGGGTGCTCGCCCTGGAGCACTGGCAGATCGACGCGGACAGCATCACCCGGCACCGCGCCGGCACGTCGCTGCCACCCGACGCGGTGGACCTCGTCGTCGAGCTGCGCGGCACCCTCGGGCTCTCCGCGCGGGTGCTCCCGGTCTACCTGGAGGAGATCACCTCGACGCTGGCCGGCAGCGCGTACAAGCTGGCCCAGGCCGCGCCGAACGCCGCCGAGCTGGCCGAGGCCGACTTCCAGACCATCGAGACGTCGATGACCGAGGGCCACCCCTGTTTCGTGGCCAACAACGGCCGCCTCGGCTTCGGCGTCGACGAGTACCACAGCTACGCCCCGGAGGTCGCCGCCCCGGTCCGGTTGGAGTGGCTCGCCGCGCACCGCGACCACGCGACGTTCAGCAGCGCGGCCGACCTCGACTACGACACCCTGATCGAGGGCGAGCTGGACGCGCTCACCCGGGCCCGGTTCGCGGCCACGATGGCCGATCTCGGTCTGGACCTGGCCGACTACCACCTGATCCCCGCCCACCCGTGGCAGTGGTGGAACAAGCTGGCCGTCACCTTCGCCGGGGAGCTGGCCGAGCGCCGGCTGGTGCACCTCGGCCCCGGACCGGACGTGTACCTGGCCCAACAGTCCATCCGCACCTTCTTCAACGTCAGCGAGCCGGGCCGGCACTACGTGAAGACCGCGCTGTCGGTGCTGAACATGGGCTTCATGCGCGGGCTGTCAGCCGCGTACATGGCGGCCACCCCAGCGATCAACGACTGGCTGGCCGACCTGATCGCGGGCGACGAGGTGCTGACCGGCACCGGTCTGACCGTGATCCGGGAGCGGGCCGCGGTGGGTTACCGGCACCGGCAGTACGAGGCGGCGACCGACCGCACCTCCCCGTACCGCAAGATGCTGGCCGCCCTGTGGCGGGAGAGCCCGGTGCCCGACCTGGCGCCGGGGCGTCGGCTGTCCACCATGGCCGCGCTGCTGCACGTGGACAGCGAGGGCGGGTCGCTGGCGGCGGCGCTGATCGCCCGGTCCGGGTTGGCGCCCGAGGTGTGGTTGCGCCGCTACCTGGACGCCTACCTCACCCCGTTGTTGCACAGCTTCTACGCCCACGACCTGGCGTTCATGCCGCACGGCGAGAACGTCATCCTCGTCCTCGACGAGCACGACACCGTCGAGCGGGTGATCTTCAAGGACATCGCCGAGGAAATCGCGGTGATGAGCACCGACGTCGAGCTGCCGGAGGCGGTCGAGCGGATCCGGGTCGAGGTGCCCGACGACACGAAGCTGCTGACCATCTTCACCGACGTGGTGGACTGCTTCCTGCGCCACCTCAACGCGGTCCTGGTCGAGGCCGGAGTGATCGGCGAGGACGACCTCTGGCGTACGGTCGCGGCCTGCGCCGCCGACTACTTCGACCGGGTGCCGCACCTGGCCGAGCGGGTCCGCCACTACGACCTGTTCGCACCGGAGTTCACGCTGTCCTGCCTCAACCGACTCCAGTTGCGTGACAACCAGCAGATGATCGACCTGGCCGACCCGTCGGCGGCACTGCAGTTCGTCGGCACCCTCACCAACCCGCTCGCCGCCCACGCCCCGGCCCGGTGA
- a CDS encoding GNAT family N-acetyltransferase, producing MTVVFARVDDRLGEFALRTLDPDADAALLHSWVTHPKAAFWLMQDADQAQVAEEYRRIAAHPHHDAYLGLWRGSPAFLAERYDPAHVEVVGLYAHQPGDVGMHFLCAPVGTPVHGFTRAVLTTVMAWLFADPTTRRVVVEPDVRNTAVHALNAAVGFEVVGPIAKPEKDALLSVCTRTQFEAAADRAAADRAAADRATTDRAATTRTEGAPA from the coding sequence GTGACGGTCGTCTTCGCCCGCGTCGACGACCGGCTCGGCGAGTTCGCCCTGCGTACGCTCGATCCGGACGCCGACGCCGCGCTGCTGCATTCCTGGGTGACCCACCCGAAGGCGGCGTTCTGGCTGATGCAGGACGCCGACCAGGCCCAGGTGGCCGAGGAGTACCGGCGGATCGCCGCGCACCCGCACCACGACGCGTACCTCGGACTGTGGCGGGGGAGTCCCGCCTTCCTCGCCGAGCGCTACGACCCGGCCCACGTCGAGGTGGTCGGCCTCTACGCCCACCAACCCGGTGACGTGGGCATGCACTTCCTCTGCGCACCCGTCGGCACCCCGGTGCACGGCTTCACCCGCGCGGTGCTGACCACCGTCATGGCGTGGCTCTTCGCCGACCCGACGACCCGGCGGGTGGTGGTCGAACCGGACGTCCGCAACACCGCCGTGCACGCGTTGAACGCGGCCGTCGGCTTCGAGGTCGTCGGCCCGATCGCCAAGCCGGAGAAGGACGCCCTGCTCAGCGTCTGCACCCGAACCCAGTTCGAGGCCGCCGCCGACCGCGCCGCCGCCGACCGCGCCGCCGCGGACCGCGCCACTACCGACCGCGCTGCCACCACCCGAACCGAAGGAGCCCCGGCGTGA
- a CDS encoding lysine N(6)-hydroxylase/L-ornithine N(5)-oxygenase family protein, whose protein sequence is MSTHDFVAIGLGPYNLGLACLTAPIDDLDGVFLEARPGLAWHPGMLLESARLQTPFIADLVSLADPTSPYSFLNYLKEIGRLYPFYIRESFYPLRSEYDAYCRWAAAKLPNLRFGQTVTTVEFDSADERYVVRASTGAGETVEYRARHLVLGTGTPPYLPDAVAGLPGDAVHNSRYLEHRDALRTKRSITVVGSGQSAAEIYHDLLGDIDRYGYQLNWVTRSPRFFPLEYTKLTLEMTSPDYVDYFHALPEETRYRLESEQKSLFKGINSDLINDIFDLLYAHSVDGPVNTRLLTNSELVGADHQDGAYTLRLRQVEQERDFTVRTEGLVLATGYHYRVPEFLEPVRDRIRWDAHGRFDVARNYSIDHGGRGIFLQNAGTHTHSITSPDLGMGPYRNSWIIRELLGREHYPIEKSITFQEFGVPS, encoded by the coding sequence ATGTCCACCCACGACTTCGTCGCCATCGGGCTGGGCCCGTACAACCTGGGCCTGGCCTGCCTCACCGCGCCGATCGACGACCTGGACGGCGTGTTCCTGGAGGCCCGCCCCGGTCTGGCCTGGCACCCCGGCATGCTGCTGGAGTCGGCCCGGTTGCAGACGCCGTTCATCGCCGACCTGGTCAGCCTCGCCGACCCGACGTCGCCGTACTCCTTCCTCAACTACCTCAAGGAGATCGGCCGGCTCTACCCGTTCTACATCCGGGAGAGCTTCTACCCGCTGCGCAGCGAGTACGACGCGTACTGCCGGTGGGCGGCGGCCAAACTGCCGAACCTGCGCTTCGGTCAGACGGTCACCACTGTGGAGTTCGACTCCGCCGACGAGCGGTACGTGGTGCGAGCCAGCACCGGCGCGGGGGAGACCGTGGAGTACCGGGCCCGGCACCTGGTGCTCGGCACCGGCACCCCGCCGTACCTGCCCGACGCGGTCGCCGGGTTGCCGGGCGACGCCGTGCACAACTCCCGTTACCTGGAGCACCGCGACGCGCTGCGCACCAAGCGCAGCATCACCGTGGTGGGCAGTGGGCAGAGCGCCGCCGAGATCTACCACGACCTGCTCGGTGACATCGACCGGTACGGCTACCAGCTCAACTGGGTGACCCGTTCGCCACGGTTCTTCCCCCTCGAATACACCAAGCTGACGCTGGAGATGACCTCACCGGACTACGTGGACTACTTCCACGCGCTGCCGGAGGAGACCCGCTACCGGCTGGAGTCCGAGCAGAAGAGCCTGTTCAAGGGGATCAACTCCGACCTGATCAACGACATCTTCGACCTGCTGTACGCGCACAGCGTCGACGGGCCGGTGAACACCCGCCTGCTCACCAACAGCGAGTTGGTCGGCGCCGACCACCAGGACGGGGCGTACACCCTCAGGTTGCGTCAGGTGGAGCAGGAGCGCGACTTCACGGTGCGCACCGAGGGCCTGGTCCTCGCCACCGGCTACCACTACCGGGTGCCGGAGTTCCTCGAACCGGTGCGCGACCGGATCCGCTGGGACGCGCACGGCCGCTTCGACGTGGCCCGCAACTACAGCATCGACCACGGCGGGCGGGGCATCTTCCTGCAGAACGCGGGCACCCACACGCACAGCATCACGTCACCGGACCTGGGCATGGGCCCCTACCGCAACTCCTGGATCATCCGCGAGCTGCTCGGCCGCGAGCACTACCCGATCGAGAAGAGCATCACCTTCCAGGAGTTCGGGGTCCCGTCGTGA
- a CDS encoding aspartate aminotransferase family protein, producing the protein MTVPTYPVETTAPSPTPAVARAHLLHDGSVEQYRRTIADGVDRVARRVATVDRPVTGITPAELAPLVDRVDLDRPLGDAGAALDELEDVYLRDAVWFHHPRYLAHLNCPVAIPALLGEAVLSAVNSSLDTWDQSAGATLIERRLIDWTAARIGLGPSADGVFTSGGSQSNLQALLLAREEACVAAIGPAARAELLPRLRVLTSAAGHFSVQKSAKLLGLAPDAVIAVPTDSRRRIRSAAVSAEIARCREAGLVVMAVVATAGTTDFGSIDPLTELAAICAATGVWLHVDAAYGCGLLVSPTRRHLLDGIERADSVTVDFHKSFFQPVSSSALLVRDRRTLRHATYHADYLNPARMVEQRIPNQVDKSLQTTRRFDALKLWLTLRVMGPDALGALFDEVVDRAADAWQLVSEDPRFEVVTRSELSTVVFRYLPTGPGRELADAANLHAREALAASGLAVVAGTRVDGHHFLKFTVLNPATTIDDVDHVLELIAHHAGRYVREHTAADLTCHVG; encoded by the coding sequence GTGACCGTGCCGACGTACCCCGTCGAGACCACCGCGCCGTCACCGACACCGGCCGTCGCGCGCGCCCACCTGCTGCATGACGGTTCGGTCGAGCAGTACCGGCGGACGATCGCCGACGGGGTCGACCGGGTCGCCCGCCGGGTCGCCACCGTCGATCGTCCCGTCACCGGGATCACCCCGGCCGAGCTGGCACCCCTGGTCGACCGGGTTGACCTGGACCGACCGTTGGGCGATGCCGGCGCCGCGCTGGACGAGCTGGAGGACGTCTACCTGCGCGACGCCGTCTGGTTCCACCACCCCCGCTACCTCGCCCACCTCAACTGCCCGGTGGCCATCCCGGCGCTGCTCGGCGAGGCGGTGCTCAGCGCCGTGAACTCGTCCCTGGACACCTGGGACCAGAGCGCCGGGGCGACCCTGATCGAGCGGCGGCTCATCGACTGGACCGCCGCGCGGATCGGGCTCGGCCCCAGCGCCGACGGTGTCTTCACCAGCGGCGGCAGCCAGTCCAACCTCCAGGCGCTGCTGCTCGCCCGCGAGGAGGCGTGCGTCGCCGCGATCGGCCCGGCGGCCCGTGCCGAGCTGCTGCCCCGGCTGCGGGTGCTCACCTCTGCCGCCGGTCACTTCAGCGTGCAGAAATCGGCCAAGCTGCTCGGGCTCGCCCCGGACGCGGTGATCGCGGTCCCCACCGACAGCCGTCGACGCATCCGGTCGGCCGCGGTGAGCGCGGAGATCGCCCGGTGCCGGGAGGCCGGACTGGTCGTGATGGCCGTCGTCGCCACCGCCGGCACCACCGACTTCGGCTCCATCGACCCGTTGACGGAGCTTGCCGCGATCTGCGCGGCGACCGGCGTGTGGCTGCACGTGGACGCCGCGTACGGCTGCGGTCTGCTCGTCTCGCCGACACGCCGGCACCTGCTCGACGGCATCGAACGGGCCGACTCGGTCACCGTCGACTTCCACAAGTCGTTCTTCCAGCCGGTCAGTTCCAGCGCGCTGCTCGTTCGGGACCGGCGGACCCTGCGGCACGCCACGTACCACGCCGACTACCTCAACCCGGCCCGGATGGTGGAGCAGCGCATCCCCAACCAGGTCGACAAGAGCCTGCAGACCACCCGCCGCTTCGACGCGCTGAAGCTCTGGCTGACCCTGCGGGTGATGGGTCCGGACGCGCTCGGCGCGCTCTTCGACGAGGTGGTCGACCGGGCCGCCGACGCCTGGCAGTTGGTCAGCGAGGACCCCCGCTTCGAGGTGGTTACCCGCTCCGAACTGAGCACTGTGGTCTTCCGCTACCTGCCCACCGGCCCCGGCCGGGAGTTGGCCGACGCGGCCAACCTGCACGCCCGGGAGGCCCTCGCGGCGTCCGGCCTCGCCGTGGTCGCCGGCACCCGGGTGGACGGTCACCACTTCCTGAAGTTCACGGTGCTCAACCCGGCGACGACGATCGACGACGTCGACCACGTGCTGGAACTGATCGCCCACCACGCCGGCCGGTACGTGCGTGAGCACACCGCCGCCGACCTGACCTGCCACGTCGGCTGA
- a CDS encoding ABC transporter substrate-binding protein has product MPDALSARRLSRRGLLAAGGAATLATLLAACGADDTAKPAADNGSGPWSFTDDRATKVEAKARPTRVVAFTGVAAALIDFGLDKQLVGVFGETRRADGTADPQAGDLNIEAVEILGNVWGEFSLEKYAALRPELLVTHMYDPDALWYVPDESKAKILPLAPSVAITTARVPMTKPIERYAALAESLGADLSAKKVTDAKARFDAAAEAVRQAVKANPGIKVMACSGSPDLFYVSNPKVSTDLMYFAELGVDIVVPTKLEAGDYFEALSWENTAKFPADLILLDNRSTALQPKDLTAKPTWQQLPAVKANQVTPWDAVPRFSYAGSAPLLENLATAIRNAKKVS; this is encoded by the coding sequence ATGCCCGATGCCCTGTCCGCACGTCGCCTCTCCCGCCGTGGCCTCCTGGCCGCCGGTGGTGCCGCCACGCTGGCCACCCTGCTCGCCGCCTGTGGCGCTGACGACACCGCGAAGCCCGCCGCCGACAACGGAAGTGGCCCCTGGTCGTTCACCGACGACCGGGCCACGAAGGTGGAGGCGAAGGCCCGGCCGACCCGCGTGGTGGCCTTCACCGGCGTGGCGGCAGCACTGATCGATTTCGGTCTCGACAAGCAGCTCGTGGGCGTGTTCGGTGAGACCAGGCGGGCGGACGGCACCGCCGACCCGCAGGCCGGCGACCTGAACATCGAGGCCGTCGAGATCCTCGGCAACGTGTGGGGCGAGTTCAGCCTGGAGAAGTACGCGGCGCTGCGCCCCGAACTGCTGGTCACCCACATGTACGACCCGGACGCGCTCTGGTACGTGCCGGACGAGAGCAAGGCCAAGATCCTCCCGCTCGCGCCCAGCGTGGCGATCACCACCGCCCGGGTGCCGATGACCAAGCCGATCGAGCGCTACGCCGCGCTGGCCGAGTCGCTCGGCGCGGACCTGTCCGCGAAGAAGGTCACCGACGCGAAGGCCCGCTTCGACGCCGCCGCCGAGGCGGTCCGGCAGGCGGTCAAGGCCAACCCCGGCATCAAGGTGATGGCCTGCTCCGGCAGCCCCGACCTCTTCTACGTCTCCAACCCGAAGGTCAGCACCGACCTGATGTACTTCGCCGAGTTGGGCGTCGACATCGTGGTCCCCACCAAGCTCGAAGCCGGAGACTACTTCGAGGCACTGAGCTGGGAGAACACCGCCAAGTTCCCGGCCGACCTGATCCTGCTGGACAACCGCAGCACCGCCCTGCAACCCAAGGACCTCACCGCCAAGCCGACCTGGCAGCAACTGCCGGCGGTCAAGGCCAACCAGGTGACGCCATGGGACGCGGTGCCCCGCTTCTCGTACGCCGGCTCCGCGCCACTGCTGGAGAACCTCGCCACCGCCATCCGGAACGCGAAGAAGGTCAGCTGA
- a CDS encoding iron chelate uptake ABC transporter family permease subunit: MPDRGPAVTPARRGRRTVRAAGLIAAVTLLGVIVVLSIAVGAKAMPLTDVWSGLLHRDASEYAVVHRMRLPRTLLGLLAGAALGVAGAVMQALTRNPLADPGLLGINAGASAAVATAAAFLGVTAVGGYVWFALLGAAVVTALVYAVGGGRGATPARLALAGAALNATLYSYVSAVMLLDTASLDRLRFWTVGSLASADTATVQRVLPFILVGLLVALGAARPLNALALGDDAARALGARPALIRAAVIVAVTLLCGAATAACGPIVFVGLLVPHLVRALTGPDLRWLLPYCAVLAPALLLGADVLGRVLGRPGELQVGMVTAVLGGPLFLWLVTRSKVAHP; encoded by the coding sequence GTGCCGGACCGGGGCCCGGCCGTCACCCCGGCTCGGCGCGGCCGTCGGACGGTCCGCGCCGCCGGCCTGATCGCCGCCGTGACACTGCTCGGAGTGATCGTGGTGCTCAGCATCGCGGTCGGCGCGAAGGCCATGCCGCTCACCGACGTCTGGTCCGGCCTGCTGCACCGCGACGCCAGCGAGTACGCGGTGGTGCACCGGATGCGCCTGCCGCGTACCCTCCTCGGGCTGCTCGCCGGCGCCGCGCTCGGCGTCGCCGGCGCGGTCATGCAGGCCCTCACCCGCAACCCCCTGGCCGACCCCGGCCTGCTCGGCATCAACGCCGGGGCGTCCGCGGCCGTCGCCACCGCCGCCGCCTTCCTGGGCGTCACCGCCGTCGGCGGGTACGTCTGGTTCGCGTTGCTCGGCGCGGCGGTCGTGACCGCGCTCGTCTACGCCGTCGGCGGCGGACGTGGCGCCACCCCGGCCCGCCTCGCGTTGGCCGGCGCGGCGCTCAACGCCACCCTGTACTCCTACGTGAGCGCGGTGATGCTGCTGGACACCGCCTCGCTGGACCGGCTGCGGTTCTGGACGGTCGGCTCGCTGGCCAGCGCGGACACCGCGACCGTGCAGCGGGTGCTGCCGTTCATCCTGGTCGGTCTGCTGGTCGCGCTCGGCGCGGCCCGCCCGCTGAACGCGCTGGCGCTCGGCGACGACGCGGCGCGGGCCCTCGGTGCCCGCCCCGCGCTGATCCGCGCTGCCGTGATCGTGGCGGTCACGCTTCTCTGCGGCGCGGCGACCGCCGCCTGCGGGCCGATCGTCTTCGTCGGTCTGCTCGTGCCGCACCTGGTCCGCGCCCTGACCGGCCCGGACCTGCGGTGGTTGCTGCCGTACTGCGCGGTGCTCGCGCCCGCGCTGCTGCTCGGCGCCGACGTGCTCGGCCGGGTGCTGGGTCGGCCGGGAGAGCTCCAGGTCGGCATGGTGACCGCCGTGCTGGGCGGCCCGCTCTTCCTGTGGCTGGTCACCCGCTCGAAGGTGGCCCACCCGTGA
- a CDS encoding iron chelate uptake ABC transporter family permease subunit, whose translation MSGRTTTTVLRTPGGLSLRFRPRALAVGVGAALLAVGLGLVALGSGDYPMGPTDVLRTLVGGGTPAEQFIVHELRLPRLVTALLVGAALSLAGAVFQSLVRNPLGSPDILGFTQGASAGALVVVVLGGSSLALAGAAVAGGLGTGLVIYALAWRRGVHGYRLILVGIGIAAILTGVNGYLLTRAPLMDAARAVLWLTGSLDGRGWANAGPLLAVLVVVAPLVLVVCGPALRMMELGDDTASALGVPVRGLRLTLLAGAVLLVSFAAAAAGPVSFVALVAPHVTKRLTRAPGPNLLPSMAVGAALLVGADLLAQRAFPGHQLPVGVVTGVIGGGYLVWLLAMERRAGRL comes from the coding sequence GTGAGCGGGCGCACCACGACGACGGTTCTGCGTACCCCCGGTGGTTTGTCGCTGCGGTTCCGTCCCCGTGCGCTGGCCGTCGGCGTCGGCGCGGCGCTGCTCGCGGTCGGGCTCGGCCTGGTCGCCCTGGGCAGCGGTGACTATCCGATGGGCCCGACCGACGTGCTGCGCACGCTCGTCGGCGGTGGCACGCCCGCGGAGCAGTTCATCGTGCACGAGCTGCGCCTGCCCCGACTGGTCACCGCCCTCCTCGTCGGCGCGGCACTGTCGCTGGCCGGCGCGGTGTTCCAGTCGCTGGTCCGCAACCCGCTGGGCAGCCCGGACATCCTCGGCTTCACCCAGGGCGCGTCGGCCGGCGCGCTGGTGGTGGTCGTCCTCGGCGGCAGCAGCCTGGCCCTCGCGGGCGCGGCGGTCGCCGGTGGCCTCGGCACCGGCCTGGTGATCTACGCACTCGCCTGGCGACGCGGTGTGCACGGCTACCGGCTCATCCTGGTCGGCATCGGCATCGCCGCGATCCTCACCGGAGTCAACGGCTATCTGCTGACCCGGGCGCCCCTGATGGACGCCGCCCGCGCGGTGCTCTGGCTCACCGGCAGCCTGGACGGGCGGGGCTGGGCCAACGCCGGGCCGCTGCTCGCCGTCCTGGTCGTGGTGGCGCCGCTGGTCCTCGTCGTCTGCGGGCCGGCGCTGCGGATGATGGAGCTGGGTGACGACACCGCCAGCGCCCTCGGCGTGCCGGTGCGCGGGCTGCGCCTGACACTGCTCGCGGGGGCGGTGCTGCTGGTCTCGTTCGCGGCCGCCGCTGCCGGGCCGGTGTCCTTCGTGGCGCTGGTCGCGCCACACGTGACGAAACGGCTGACCCGGGCGCCCGGCCCGAACCTGCTGCCGTCGATGGCCGTCGGAGCGGCGCTGCTGGTCGGCGCCGACCTGCTCGCCCAACGCGCGTTCCCCGGGCACCAGCTTCCGGTCGGTGTGGTGACCGGAGTGATCGGCGGCGGCTACCTGGTCTGGCTGCTGGCGATGGAACGCCGGGCGGGTCGGCTGTGA
- a CDS encoding ABC transporter ATP-binding protein codes for MHPGTSRLGGTALTLAYDQRTIAENLTVAVPDNSFTVIIGPNACGKSTLLRALSRMLRPSVGAVLLDGRDIHDQPARSVARTLGLLPQSSIAPDGISVAELVARGRYPHQGLLRQWSREDERVVDESMAATGVDDLADRPVDELSGGQRQRVWIAMALAQQTPLLLLDEPTTYLDIAHQIEILDLCARLHEEQGRTLVAVLHDLNHAARYATHLIAMRDGRVVAAGEPGSVVTADLVAEVFGLPCRVIDDPETGTPLVVPSARRRAVEPA; via the coding sequence ATGCACCCCGGCACGTCCCGGCTCGGCGGCACCGCGCTGACCCTCGCCTACGACCAGCGCACCATCGCCGAGAACCTGACGGTCGCGGTGCCCGACAACTCGTTCACGGTGATCATCGGTCCGAACGCGTGCGGCAAGTCGACGCTGCTCCGGGCTTTGTCCCGGATGCTGCGTCCGAGCGTCGGCGCCGTGCTGCTGGACGGGCGCGACATCCACGACCAGCCGGCCCGCAGTGTCGCCCGCACGCTCGGCCTGCTCCCCCAGTCGTCGATCGCACCGGACGGCATCAGCGTCGCCGAACTGGTCGCCCGGGGTCGCTACCCCCACCAGGGACTGCTACGGCAGTGGTCGCGTGAGGACGAGCGGGTGGTCGACGAGTCGATGGCCGCGACCGGCGTCGACGACCTCGCCGACCGGCCGGTGGACGAACTCTCCGGCGGGCAACGGCAGCGGGTCTGGATCGCCATGGCGCTGGCCCAGCAGACCCCGCTGCTGCTGCTCGACGAGCCGACCACGTACCTCGACATCGCCCACCAGATCGAGATCCTGGACCTGTGCGCCCGCCTGCACGAGGAGCAGGGACGCACCCTGGTCGCGGTGCTGCACGACCTGAACCACGCGGCCCGCTACGCGACCCACCTGATCGCCATGCGCGACGGACGCGTGGTGGCCGCCGGAGAACCGGGGTCGGTGGTCACCGCCGACCTGGTGGCGGAGGTGTTCGGGCTGCCCTGCCGGGTCATCGACGACCCGGAGACCGGCACCCCGCTGGTCGTCCCCTCCGCCCGCCGTCGCGCTGTCGAGCCCGCATGA